From bacterium:
TTCAGAGAGATTATAGGAAAATCTTCAAGTATACGACAAACATTTAAATCCATTGAAAAAGTTAAAGATAATGATGTTACTGTCCTTATTCATGGCGAATCAGGCACAGGCAAGGAACTGGTTGCCAGGGCTATTCACTTCAATGGCGTCCGTAAAGAGGGCCCTTTTATCTCTATAAACTGTTCAGCTATACCAGAGACTTTGCTGGAATCAGAGCTTTTTGGTTTTGAAAAAGGTTCTTTTACCGATGCTAAAATGCGCAAATTGGGTAAATTTGAGCTGGCGCATAAAGGCTCTCTATTCCTGGATGAGATTGGAGAAATGTCCGCATCTCTGCAGGTAAAAATATTAAGGGTCATGGAAGAGAAAGAGTTTATGAGAATAGGAGGCAGGAAAAAAATAAATGTGGATGTGCGAATTATAGCCGCTACCAATAAAGACCTGGACAAAGAGGTTCAAAACGGAAATTTCAGGGAAGATTTATACTACCGGATAAATGTTTTTCCAATATATCTTCATCCTTTAAGAGAAAGAAAAGAAGACATACCTCTGCTTATTCAACACATTGTGGACAGGCTTAATAGTTATAATCACCATAAAATTAAACACATTCTTCCTGAGACTGTGCAGCTGCTTACCCATTATAACTGGAGGGGAAATGTCAGAGAACTGGAGAATGTTATTGAAAGGGCTATGATTCTCTCTGACGGCGATACATTAAAACCGGAATATCTCCCCGCTTGTATAAATATAAGAAAAGAAAATATTTCTTCCCTTTACTTAAATTTGTCGGATGCGGACATACCTTCCCTGGAAGAGATAGAGAAAGAAGCGATTTCTAAAATTCTGTCTCTGACTAAAGGGAATATTTCTCAAGCAGCCGAGAAACTTAAAATTGGCAGGACAACATTTTATCGAAAAGTCAAAAAATATGGAATAATGTGAAATGTGAAAAGTAAAAGCTTGAAAGAAAGTAAAAGCTTAAAACTTAAAAGTAAAAAGAAGAGGACAAAGTGGAGAAATTGCGGACTAAAACTAGCCTAAGAGAACGAGCTTATCAGTATTCTTTAAAAATAATTAAATTAGTTGATAACTTACCTAAACAACACTCTGCTCAAGTCATAGGGGCGCAGCTATTAAGATCGGCAACTTCTATAGGAGCTAACATCACTGAAGCCCAAGCTGGAAGCTCTAGAAAAGATTTTGCGAATTTTTATAGCTACTCTTTAAAATCAGCCAATGAGACTAAATATTGGCTTGGATTATTAAAAGATTCTAAAAAAGTAACAGAAAATGTA
This genomic window contains:
- a CDS encoding four helix bundle protein, which translates into the protein MEKLRTKTSLRERAYQYSLKIIKLVDNLPKQHSAQVIGAQLLRSATSIGANITEAQAGSSRKDFANFYSYSLKSANETKYWLGLLKDSKKVTENVIAPLLQEVCEIANILGASILTLKKRKL
- a CDS encoding sigma-54 dependent transcriptional regulator, coding for MAVAKILVVDDESDIIRAVNIRLENLGYEVDTANSGFTALEKIALNKYDVVLLDLAMPIIDGVETFKRIKNIDEKLPVIFMTAYGDSKLAEIAKKWEPSGYITKPFDKEKLQDCIERALISRGFPSTPLRKHIQQKYGFREIIGKSSSIRQTFKSIEKVKDNDVTVLIHGESGTGKELVARAIHFNGVRKEGPFISINCSAIPETLLESELFGFEKGSFTDAKMRKLGKFELAHKGSLFLDEIGEMSASLQVKILRVMEEKEFMRIGGRKKINVDVRIIAATNKDLDKEVQNGNFREDLYYRINVFPIYLHPLRERKEDIPLLIQHIVDRLNSYNHHKIKHILPETVQLLTHYNWRGNVRELENVIERAMILSDGDTLKPEYLPACINIRKENISSLYLNLSDADIPSLEEIEKEAISKILSLTKGNISQAAEKLKIGRTTFYRKVKKYGIM